From the genome of Acipenser ruthenus chromosome 14, fAciRut3.2 maternal haplotype, whole genome shotgun sequence, one region includes:
- the LOC131697457 gene encoding protein mono-ADP-ribosyltransferase PARP12-like, which yields MSEANITFHTTKQICSNGGCLQYKQLKNIFRRLNIPDTFFCEILKNGSRFVIVHGSEDKLPGCGVSPDSTVIAKTSVRLCKDYPKDCGDCEGLHLCRDFVQGICKQSRCRYSHDLRSGHNNQVLKANQLQGLEEAELFLLLTQNDPSLLPKFPVCAHYNKGRGEHGSCTFKTSCKKLHMCQHFLQGDCRFMSSCKRSHKITAHAEGILLGRGLSDDFIYHLPSIYINSNNINYRASCREEAAQVVATESSASANSDVDTKEICLFHLRKNCGFKDKCLRVHFHLPYKWEMLNGSAWTDLPDMEEIEKAFCNPANTISGGSPAVDFLTMRRGSASVRRLSTVSSVTKPPHFILTTDWAWYWRNEHGKWVEYGNQMSTLQVSCISSEALEKAFLADGSGVLAFSVEQHHYIVNFKDMRQENCQYQTQREVRRRPRFVSAQDMENKIKRESLEAKAMPRHWDQSALPSIGFQRVPLSPDKEEFRQVQGSFQRTLPSVTIEKIERIQNPSLWEVFQWQKEQMKMRSGGSSVDERFLFHGTDKAIVDTICEENFDWRICGVHGTLYGNGSYFARDAKYSHHYTGSSSSRAMFVTRVLVGDFVQGDPEYLRPPSRDGTTSNFYDSCVDNPHDPSIFVVFEKDQVYPEYLIQYRPKSNQGAQNQPAFSATTPPPAFSTPASNPQPPLPPPASSSKESQCTIL from the exons ATGTCTGAAGCCAACATTACCTTCCACACCACCAAGCAAATATGCTCCAATGGCGGGTGTTTGCAGTACAAACAacttaaaaacattttcagaCGCCTCAACATTCCAGACACGTTTTTCTGCGAGATCTTGAAGAACGGCAGCAGGTTTGTTATAGTTCACGGTAGCGAGGATAAGCTCCCCGGGTGTGGGGTCAGCCCCGACAGCACAGTGATTGCTAAAACCTCCGTGCGGCTGTGCAAGGACTACCCCAAAgactgtggtgactgtgaagggCTTCATCTCTGTAGGGATTTTGTTCAGGGGATCTGCAAGCAAAG CAGATGCAGATATTCACATGACCTTCGTTCAGGTCACAACAATCAGGTGCTGAAAGCCAATCAGCTTCAGGGTCTGGAGGAGGCGGAGCTATTCCTGTTACTGACTCAGAATGACCCTTCCCTTCTGCCCAAG TTCCCGGTGTGTGCCCATTACAATAAGGGCCGTGGAGAGCATGGGAGCTGCACCTTCAAAACAAGCTGCAAGAAACTCCACATGTGCCAGCACTTCCTGCAGGGGGACTGCAGATTCATGAGCAGCTGCAAGAGGTCCCACAAGATCACTGCACATGCTGAGGGGATCCTGCTGGGCCGGGGGCTGAGTGATGACTTTATCTACCACCTACCGTCAATATACATCAACAGCAACAACATTAACTACAGAGCCAGCTGCAGAGAAGAGGCTGCACAGG TAGTCGCAACAGAATCTTCTGCCAGTGCCAACAGTGACGTGGACACCAAGGAAATCTGTCTCTTTCACCTCAGAAAAAACTGCGGGTTTAAAG ACAAGTGTCTCCGAGTTCACTTCCATCTGCCCTACAAGTGGGAGATGTTGAATGGGTCAGCCTGGACCGACCTCCCAGACATGGAGGAGATTGAAAAGGCTTTCTGTAACCCAGCAAACACAATCAG CGGTGGATCTCCGGCGGTTGATTTCCTGACCATGCGGCGCGGATCGGCAAGTGTGCGCCGGCTCTCCACTGTCTCCTCCGTCACCAAACCACCTCACTTTATCCTGACCACGGACTGGGCCTGGTACTGGAGGAATGAACACGGCAAATGGGTTGAATACGGCAATCAA ATGAGCACACTCCAGGTCTCGTGCATCTCCTCCGAGGCCCTGGAGAAGGCATTCCTGGCTGATGGCAGCGGTGTGCTTGCCTTCAGTGTAGAGCAACACCACTACATCGTGAACTTCAAAG ACATGCGCCAGGAGAACTGCCAGTATCAAACCCAGAGAGAGGTGCGGAGGAGACCCAGGTTTGTTTCTGCCCAAGACATGGAGAACAAAATAAAGAG GGAGTCCTTGGAGGCTAAAGCGATGCCGAGACACTGGGACCAGTCTGCTCTGCCTTCGATTGGATTCCAG AGGGTTCCACTTTCCCCTGATAAGGAAGAATTCAGGCAGGTGCAAGGCAGCTTCCAGCGGACCCTGCCCAGCGTCACCATTGAGAAAATCGAAAGGATTCAAAACCCGTCTCTGTGGGAGGTGTTCCAGTG GCAGAAGGAGCAGATGAAGATGAGAAGCGGTGGGAGCAGCGTGGACGAGCGCTTCCTGTTCCACGGCACAGACAAGGCCATTGTGGACACCATCTGTGAGGAGAACTTTGACTGGAGAATCTGCGGGGTGCACGGTACTCTGTATGGGAATG GGAGCTACTTCGCACGGGATGCCAAGTATTCCCATCACTACACCGGCTCCTCCTCTTCCAGAGCCATGTTTGTGACCCGGGTTCTGGTGGGTGACTTTGTACAAGGAGACCCTGAATACTTGCGCCCTCCCTCCAGAGACGGCACCACCTCCAACTTCTACGATAGCTGTGTCGACAACCCCCACGACCCCTCCATCTTCGTGGTGTTTGAGAAGGACCAGGTGTACCCCGAGTATCTCATACAGTACAGGCCAAAAAGCAATCAGGGTGCACAGAACCAGCCAGCCTTCTCTGCAACAACCCCACCGCCTGCATTCAGCACCCCTGCATCTAACCCACAGCCACCCCTGCCCCCACCCGCCTCCTCATCGAAGGAGTCGCAGTGCACCATCCTGTAG
- the LOC117419835 gene encoding protein mono-ADP-ribosyltransferase PARP12-like has product MTASTVTKILCSNNGALDYNELVANIGSCGIFGSNSHLEQSLRDRQKFAVVQINGGNKIIAKTSVRLCKAKECENCNNLHLCKFYLFGECQYNRGRRRCRFCHDLTTQHNAQVLRDHDLQDLDRKELCLLLLQNDQTLLPPVCYSFNKGSGQYGSCPDQANCTRLHICEQYIRGHCRQGVSCSRSHSFHDPAMLRILTDRGLTEQLISTLPSVYLNILNMKNSSSTASDQDKTEICIYFVRKDCKHGARCFKAHFDMPYKWEVWAGLSWSALPNNEKIEKEFCDPANTCSSSYPPVDFLTMTQGAAKVRRLSTVSSVTRPDFILTTAWTWYWQDEFSQWMEYAASSDVHHASSITSEDLEKKYMEDSSSVLQFTAGHQEYVISFKDMIQINKRYKTVKHVRRRPVFVSRSDAEAIKKRKSGPNRSFTPNFKAVPTYWDKSQLPETGYKRIEVLESTEEHNKVKNLFRKTMFGFTIKKIERIQNKSLWEIFQWQAEQMKKHNRGRNVNEKLLFHGTDSAYVDAICKQNFDWRICGTHGTAYGKGSYFARDAKYSHSYTGSSSSSRTMFVTRVLVGESIKGNSGYLRPPSKDGGDTNFYDSCVDDTLNPSIYVVFEKQQVYPEYVIQYQEDSPLQAPTPSYVMQPTPAPQPKPVYTYVNTPRVSVPPATTSFTSKPTTYRYSQPPPPPPKPKDSCTIS; this is encoded by the exons ATGACTGCTTCCACGGTTACGAAAATTCTGTGCTCCAATAATGGGGCTCTGGACTACAACGAATTAGTCGCCAATATCGGGTCTTGTGGTATCTTTGGTTCAAACAGTCATTTGGAACAAAGTCTGCGAGACCGGCAGAAGTTCGCAGTAGTTCAAATCAACGGTGGCAACAAAATTATTGCTAAAACCTCCGTCAGGCTCTGTAAAGCAAAGGAATGCGAGAACTGCAATAATTTGCATCTTTGCAAATTTTATCTGTTTGGGGAGTGCCAATATAACAGGGGCAG ACGAAGATGCCGCTTCTGCCACGACTTGACCACGCAGCACAATGCTCAAGTCCTGAGAGACCACGACCTCCAGGATCTGGACAGGAAGGAACTCTGCCTGCTTCTGCTTCAGAACGACCAAACGCTGCTGCCACCG GTGTGTTATTCATTCAATAAAGGCAGCGGTCAGTATGGCTCCTGTCCCGACCAGGCGAACTGCACCCGGCTGCATATCTGCGAACAATACATCAGGGGGCACTGCAGACAGGGGGTCTCGTGCAGCAGGTCCCACAGCTTCCACGACCCCGCCATGCTGAGAATCCTGACGGACCGGGGGCTAACCGAACAGCTGATCAGCACTCTGCCGTCGGTCTATCTGAACATCCTCAACATGAAGAACAGCAGTTCAACTGCCAGTGATCAGG ATAAAACTGAGATATGCATCTACTTTGTCAGGAAAGACTGCAAACATGGAG CCCGGTGTTTCAAGGCCCATTTCGACATGCCCTACAAGTGGGAGGTGTGGGCGGGGCTGAGCTGGTCAGCTCTGCCCAACAATGAAAAGATTGAAAAGGAGTTCTGTGACCCGGCCAACACATGCAG CAGCAGCTATCCACCTGTAGACTTCCTGACAATGACTCAGGGAGCAGCTAAAGTGCGGCGCCTCTCCACTGTCTCCTCCGTCACCAGACCTGACTTCATCCTGACCACAGCCTGGACCTGGTACTGGCAGGATGAGTTTTCACAGTGGATGGAATACGCAGCCTCA AGTGACGTTCACCATGCTTCATCCATCACAAGTGAAGACCTGGAGAAGAAATACATGGAAGACAGCAGCTCAGTGCTTCAGTTCACAGCAGGCCATCAGGAGTATGTGATCTCATTTAAAG ACATGATCCAGATCAACAAACGGTATAAGACCGTGAAACACGTCCGAAGGCGACCGGTGTTTGTCTCCAGAAGCGATGCAGAGGCCATAAAAAAACG caAAAGTGGACCCAATAGGTCGTTTACTCCCAATTTCAAAGCTGTTCCGACCTACTGGGATAAATCCCAGTTGCCCGAGACAGGATACAAG AGGATTGAGGTGCTGGAGTCTACAGAGGAACATAACAAGGTGAAGAATCTCTTCAGGAAGACCATGTTTGGATTCACCATTAAGAAAATTGAAAGAATCCAAAACAAGTCTCTCTGGGAGATCTTTCAATG GCAAGCAGAGCAGATGAAAAAGCACAACCGAGGGAGGAATGTCAATGAGAAACTGCTGTTCCATGGCACAGACTCTGCTTACGTCGACGCTATCTGCAAGCAGAACTTTGACTGGAGGATCTGTGGAACACACGGAACCGCCTATGGAAAAG GGAGCTACTTTGCACGGGATGCCAAGTATTCTCACAGCTACAccggctcctcctcctcttccagaACCATGTTTGTGACCCGGGTTCTGGTGGGCGAGTCCATCAAGGGAAACTCCGGATACCTGCGCCCTCCCTCCAAAGACGGCGGGGATACTAACTTCTACGATAGCTGCGTAGACGATACCCTCAACCCATCCATTTACGTGGTGTTTGAGAAACAGCAGGTGTACCCAGAGTATGTTATACAGTATCAGGAAGACAGTCCACTACAGGCTCCAACACCTAGTTATGTCATGCAGCCAACGCCAGCTCCACAGCCTAAGCCAGTCTATACATACGTGAACACCCCAAGAGTGTCAGTTCCTCCAGCCACCACTTCATTTACGTCTAAGCCAACTACATACCGCTATTCACAACCTCCTCCCCCACCACCAAAACCAAAAGATTCATGCACCATCTCTTAG